TTAAATGAATTGCCGTAAAAAATATCAGCAAAACTCGGAGCAATAACCACTTTAAAACCGAAATCTGTCAGTGCCCAAGGTGCATGTTCACGTGATGAACCGCAGCCGAAGTTTTCGCGTGCTAACAAAATGGTCGCCCCCTGATAGCGCGGTTGGTTCAGCACAAATTCAGGGTTAGGCACTTTGCCTGCATCGTCCAGAAAGCGCCAGTCATTAAACAGGTGCTGACCAAAACCAGTGCGCGTCACTTTTTGCAAAAACTGTTTCGGGATAATCGCGTCGGTATCGACATTCGCCGCATCCAACGGAGCGACCAGACCCGTATGTTGAGTAAAACCAGTGTGTTGAGTAAAACCAGTGTGTTGAGTAAATTTTGTCATGGTGGTATCTCCGGTTAGTGGGTGGCAGCAGATAAGTCGCGGACATCAGCAAAGTGACCACTGACCGCAGCTGCGGCTGCCATTGCCGGGCTAACCAAATGGGTGCGACCCCCACGGCCCTGACGCCCTTCAAAGTTACGGTTGCTGGTGGATGCACAGCGCTCGCCGGGTTCCAGGCGGTCGTTATTCATCGCCAAACACATGGAGCAGCCGGGTAAACGCCACTCAAAACCGGCTTCGATAAAGATTTTATCCAAACCTTCCGCTTCGGCTTGTGCTTTCACCGGGCCGGAGCCGGGCACCACAATCGCCTGCACACCGCTGGCCACTTTACGCCCTTGCGCCACTGCGGCTGCGGCACGTAAATCTTCAATACGCGAGTTAGTGCAAGAACCGATAAAGACTTTATCAATCGCGACTTCGGTCAATTTGATTCCGGGGCGTAAATCCATATAAGCCAAGGCTTTTTCGGCTGAAGCGCGCTCAACAGGATCACTAAAAGACTCTGGTGCCGGGATGATTTGATTAACCGCAATCACCTGGCCCGGATTGGTGCCCCAGGTAACTTGTGGCGCGATATCAGCGGCATCTAAGGTCACCACAGTATCAAATTTAGCGTCAGCATCAGATTTCAAGGTGCGCCAGTAGGCTACGCCTTGTTCCCATTGCTCACCTGTTGGGGCGAATTGACGGCCTTTCAGATAGTTAAAAGTGGTGTCGTCCGGTGCGACTAAACCGGCTTTGGCACCCATTTCAATTGCCATATTGCACAATGTCATGCGGCCTTCCATGCTCAGAGCTTCAATCGCGCTGCCACAGAATTCCACTACATGACCAGTACCACCGGCGCTGCCGGTTTTGCCGATAATTGCTAACACGATATCTTTGGCGGTAATGCCTGGGCCCACCTCACCATTGACTTCGATTTTCATGGTTTTGGCCCGACCTTGCTTCAGCGTCTGGGTGGCCAACACATGTTCAACTTCTGAGGTACCGATACCAAATGCTAATGAGCCAAATGCACCGTGGGTCGCGGTATGGGAATCACCACAAACAATCGTCATTCCCGGCAATGTCATTCCTTGCTCTGGGCCAATAACATGGACAATGCCTTGGAATGGGTGATTCAAGTCATACAAAGACACGCCGAATTCAGCACAGTTCTTGATAAGTTCCTGCATCTGAATGCGGGCCATTTCACCACTGGCATTGATATCTTTGGTTTGTGTCGAAACGTTGTGATCCATGGTGGCAAAGGTTTTACCTGGCTGACGCACCGGGCGGCCCATGGCGCGCAAGCCATCAAAGGCCTGCGGCGATGTCACTTCATGCACTAAGTGGCGATCGATATACAACAGCGGGGTTTCATTCGGCGCTTCGTAAACAATATGCGCATCATACAATTTCTGATATAACGTCTTGTTTTGATATAAGGTTTTACCCATTTTATACCCCCTCCGCCACGAATTTAGCGATGATATCGCCCATTTCGTTGGTGCCGATTGCTGTGCCATCACCGGCCAAATCAGCGGTGCGATAACCTTGTTCCAAAGCACGATTGATGGCATTTTCGATAGCCGCCGCCGCATCGTCTTTACCTAAACTAAAGCGCAATAACAGGGCTAAAGACAGAATTTGCGCGATAGGGTTGGCAATGTTTTTGCCCGCGATATCCGGTGCGGAACCGCCCGCAGGTTCATATAAACCAAAGCCTTGTTCGTTCAGACTGGCAGAGGGCAGCATGCCCATAGAGCCGGTAATCATGGCGCACTCATCTGACAAAATGTCGCCAAACAAGTTAGAGCACAGCAAGACGTCAAACTGGGATGGATCTTTAATTAACTGCATGGTGGCGTTATCAATATACATATGGGATAACGCAACATCTGGATAGTCCGCCGCAATAGCGGTAACGACTTCACGCCACAGAATGGAACTCTGCAACACATTGGCTTTATCAATAGAAGTAACTTTGCCGCCGCGTTTGCGAGCGGACTCAAAAGCAATGCGAGCAATACGTTCAATTTCAAAGCGATGGTAAACTTCGGTATCAAATGCACGTTCGTGCATCCCCTGGCCTTCACGACCTTTGGGTTGACCGAAATAGATCCCGCCGGTTAATTCGCGCACACATAGAATATCGAAACCTTTCGCTGCGATATCACTGCGCAATGGGCAGAAATCTTCTAATCCTTGATACAGACGCGCAGGGCGCAAGTTACTGAATAATTTAAAGTGTTTGCGTAATGGCAACAGCGCACCGCGCTCCGGTTGTTCCGCCGGTGGTAAATGTTCCCATTTCGGGCCGCCCACTGAGCCGAATAAAATGGCGTCGGCTTGTTCGCATCCACTCACTGTTGCTGGTGGTAACGGACTGCCATGACGGTCGATAGCTGCGCCACCGACATCATAAGCGCTGGTTGAAATCTTGATGCTGAAACGCTGGCGCACGGCATCCAATACTTTATTTGCCTGAGCCATTACTTCAGGGCCAATACCGTCTCCGGGCAAAACGGCAATATGATAAGTCTTAGTCATGTTCACACCATTTCCTGATTATTTTGTTGCAGACGCTGCTTCTCGATTTCTACCTGATGAGCGCGCCAGATGTTATTTAATACGTGAACCAACGCCTTAGCAGATGACTCGACAATATCTGTAGCCAGCCCCACACCGTGGAAGCGACGGCCTTTATGGTCAACCACGATATCAACCTGACCTAATGCGTCTTTACCCTGACCATTGGCAGACAGTTGATATTTCACCAGCTCAATGGGGTAATCGGTAATGCGGTTGATGGCTTGATACACCGCGTCAACCGGGCCATTACCTGTGGCGGCTTCTGATTTGATTTCTTCACCACATACCAATTTCACTGATGCGGTCGCCATCACACTCGAACCAGACTGCACACTGAAATAGTCCAAACGGTAATGCTCTGGCTCTTCCTGCTGTTTATTGATGAATGCCAGGGCTTCCAAATCGTAATCAAAAACTTGGCCTTTCTTATCCGCCAGCTTCAGGAACGCGTCATACAAGGAATCCAAATTGTAATCTTTATCCTGATAACCCATTTCTTCCATCCGGTGCTTCACTGCGGCACGGCCCGAGCGGGAAGTCAGGTTTAACTGCACTTCTTTCAAGCCGATGGATTGTGGGGTCATGATTTCGTAGTTTTCGCGATTTTTCAGCACGCCATCCTGATGAATACCGGAGGAATGAGCGAATGCATTGCTACCGACAATAGCTTTGTTTGCAGGTATTGGCATATTGCATAATTTACTGACCAATTGGCTGGTACGGTAAATTTCTTGATGATTAATATTGGTATGTACGCCCAACATGTTTTCGCGCACTTTAATGGCCATGATAACTTCTTCCAGTGAACAGTTACCTGCGCGTTCACCCAAACCATTAATAGTGCCTTCGACCTGACGTGCCCCGGCTTGCACCGCAGTAATGGAGTTGGCAACCGACATACCCAAATCGTCATGGCAATGGACAGAGATAATGGCTTTATCAATATTCGGTACACGCTGATACAAGTCAGTGATGATGCCACCGAATTGATATGGTGTGGTGTAGCCGACGGTATCAGGAATATTGATGGTAGTAGCACCGGCATTGATTGCGGCTTCTACGATACGGCACAAGTTGTCAATTGGAGTACGGCCTGCGTCTTCGCAAGAGAATTCTACGTCATCGGTATAGTTGCGGGCGCGTTTCACTGAATGTACCGCCATCGCCAACACATCATCAAACGAGCGCTTTAACTTGGATTCAATATGTAAGGTAGAGGTCGCCAAAAACACGTGGATACGGAAGGCCTCGGCAATACGCAAAGCTTCTGCGGCAACATCTATATCTTTATCTACACAGCGGGCCAAGGCACACACCCGGCTATTTTTCACTTGCTGCGCGATGGTGCGAACGGATTCAAAATCGCCAGGTGAGGAAACCGGGAAACCGACTTCCATGACATCAACACCCATTCTTTCCAGTGCTAACGCGATTTGCAGCTTCTCTTTTACACTCAAGCTGGCTTGCAATGCTTGTTCACCGTCGCGCAATGTTGTATCGAAAATAATGACTTGTTGGCTCATGGGTTATTCCTTGTCGTGTTTACTTTTGCGCTTAGCGGGTAAAAAAAAAACCCGCGCATTTGCGCGGGCTTGTTAATCTTGATGACTGAATCAGTTCTGATTTCCGTCCACCAACATACCGCGCAAGAGAGATGCGTTAAGTAGTAGGCCTAGTAGACGGGTTGAGTAGAACATGATTTTTCAGTTTCTCATTAGTTAAAATATTGCGTTGCATAAATTGATACGTGAATTCTATGGTTGTGTCAACATTTGTTTAAAATGGCGTGTTCAACTGGTTACGGGGATTCTAAATTCCTTATAACGGCATATAAAACCTAAAAGTTAAATTTTTAAGTTTTATCATCTAAAAATACAAGTGATATTTTTTACTTTGTTTGGTATAACGTTAAAATTATGGATTATTGTTCTCTTTACGATTTTATGAACAGATCGGCTATTTACTCTCAGACTATGGACTGTTAAAAACCGCGTTAGGGAATAGGGGCGCAGAGAAGTGTTAAACGTAATAAGTTAATAATCAAATAATCCAACAGCAGGGGATCTTATTTTTTATTTATATAGGTAAGGGTTTTATATGTATTATATTTTATCTTATCACCTGGATTGGTTCATGCTTCTTATATTTTATGGCTATTTATATTAATTATAACTAGATTAAGGTCTAAACCCCTCGCTATTATTGTTTTTTTAAGATCAATTAAGGATTAATAAGTTATAAGTGGAGAATTTATTATTCATTAATGTCATAGTTGTTAATGTTCTCATTTTGTGATGTGAACATGTCAAGGTTATATTTTAATGCTGACAAGATGTTGTCTTGTTATTGATAATGTAGATTAGTTCTATTCACCATGCAAAATATTTTGCATATGTTTATTGTTTATATGTATGCCTATGGATATTTACTGATTACCAAATGCATTAGGTGTGATTTATATTTTCGCACTTATACAAGGATGAGACTCGATTCTACCTCGTCGAGGTATTAAAGAGAATATTGGTATCATTAATGATAAGTGTTCAAAGATATTTTTGAAAAAGAGACAAATATCTATGAGGTTATTTATTAATCATGCCATCTGCATAAAGCTTAGTGGAGTTAAGCATGTTTGAACACAACTTAGTAATTGACAGTCAAGTCACTAAAAAGGAAGGTAACGATGTTCATTTACGCAGTGTTGACCTTAATCTATTAACTGTTTTCGATGCTGTGATGCAAATGCATAATGTCACACGCGCAGCACAGTCACTGGGAATGTCCCAGCCTGCGGTAAGTAATGCTGTTGCTCGTCTTAAAGTGATGTTTAATGATGAATTGTTCGTGCGTTATGGTCGAGGTATTCAGCCAACGGCCAGAGCGCGGCAGCTTTTTGGCCCTGTTAGGCAAGCATTGCAATTAGTACAAAATGAGTTGCCAGGTGCGGGGTTTGAAGCTAAAAACAGTGGGAGAGTATTTAATCTATCTATTTGTAGCCCTCTGGATATCAGGTTGATAGCACCGATTATACAACGAGTTAATCAATTAGCACCTAATGTTCAGCTCATTGTTAGATCTTATCTTAATGAGAACATTGAGCATCAATTACGTTATCAAGAAACAGAGTTTGTGATAGGTTATACCAAATTCGAACGTTCAGATTTTCATCATGTCTCATTATCCAATGATGAATTAGTTTTAGCGGTATCTAAAAATCATCCACGTATTGATAATTCAATTACGCAAGAACAACTCCTTTCTGAATCACATGCGATTGTCTCATTGGATAAAGTGGGTTCTTTCAGCCAACTTTATTATGAATCAGCTATTAGCACCAAAAATATTGCTTATGAAAGTACTGATATGAACAGTGTGCTGAATATCGTATCTCAAACTAGCTTTGTCGCCATTGCTCCTCGCTGGTTGGTTCAAACATACAGTGAAGCGCTTAATCTGAAACTGATTTCCTTACCTTGGGAAGAAACATGTCGCCCATGTTACCTCACCTGGCATGAATCAACGGATAGAGATAAAGGACATCAGTGGATGAAAGAATTACTCAGCCAGCTTAATATTCCTTCTTAATTATTATCATTAAGTCCTGCTGCTGAAGTTGTCTTATTCTCAGTGGCAGGCAAGGGCAGCAGTTACCTTTAACATCATTATTTCTGGTGTTTAATTATGATCCAATCCAGCCAAATGCTTTTATCCACTTTAATTCCCTCTCTATTACTCTGACTGCTGTATTTTTCGTCAAAATCCATTTCAGCTCACACTTCTGTGCCGAATTTTATTTGCCATAGCCTATAGAGTGAGTAGACTGCGCGAAAAAAAGTGAACGCATGTAAGTTGAAAGCTAACAGGCAAAAAGTGGCGGTACACTTTAACGAATGATTTCCCAGCGAGCTGCGATGTTTATGACCCAAATATTAGATCAATACCACCTTGTGCGCCGTTTGCGCCAACAAATAAGCCAGAGAACCGACAAAGTCGCCTTTCGTGAATGGTCGCCAGAAGGGGAAAATCAGCTGACCTGGCGGCAGATTGATACTCACGTAACGCGGATCTCTGCGGCTTTGTTGTCCTTGGGGGCTGCCATCCAAGAGCGTATTGGGATTTTTGCTAATAACAGCATGGCCTGGTCATTGGCGGATTTAGCTATTTTACAGATTCGTGGCGTGAGTGTGCCGTTGTATGCCACCAATACAACGGCTCAAGCGGCTTATGTCGTGAATGATGCTGATGTGCGTATTTTGTTTGTCGGTGGACAAGCACAATTTGACGTTGCGATCACACTCAAGCCGCTGTGTCCGCAGCTTAGCCATATTGTTGTATTAGACCCTGGTGTTGATTTACGTGGTTGCGAATATGCTCAACATTTGGCTGATTTTGAACAACAGCCAGATGCCGTACAACAGCATCTATTAACCGCGCGTATAGAAGGTTGCGATTTAAGTGACTTATTCACCTTGATCTATACCTCAGGTACCACGGGGGAACCGAAAGGTGTGATGCTGGAGTACCGAAATATGGCGGCTCAGCTCTACTTACATGACCAACGTTTGACCCTGACATCTGACGATACTTCTCTTAGCTTCTTGCCGTTGTCCCATGTGTTTGAGCGGGCCTGGAGTTTTTATGTCATGCATACTGGCGCGCAAAATGTGTATATCAGTGACACTAATTGGGTACGCGCAGCGATGCAGACAGTAAAACCGACAGTCATGTGTGCGGTTCCCCGTTTCTACGAGAAAGTGTTCAGCGCCATTAATGATAAAGTTGCTCTGGCGAAATGGCATCGCCGGATGTTATTCCGCTGGGCGGTAGGGTGTGGCGAGCGCAAATTCCAAAATTTGCAAAGTGGGCAAACCTCATCGTGGCTCTCTGAGCAGATGTATAAGCTGGCCGATCGTTTAGTATTGAGTAAATTGCGCGGTGTTCTGGGTGGGAAAGTTCGCTTTTTACCGGCGGCAGGTGCTCGACTGGATGATAATATCATTCTGTTTTTCCAGGCAATTGGTATCAATATCAAATACGGCTATGGCATGACAGAGACCTGCGCTACTGTTTCTTGTTGGGAAGAAACAGATTTCCGTTTTGGCTCTATCGGTAAGCCATTGCCGGGGATCGAGGTGCGTCTGGGCGCTGAAAATGAAATTCAGGTGCGCGGTCCGATTGTGATGCGCGGCTATTTCAATAAACCCCAAGAGACGGCGGAGTCTTTTACGGAAGATGGATGGCTCAAAACAGGTGATGCCGGCGCATTAGATCCACAGGGGAATTTATTCATCACTGAACGGCTGAAAGATTTGATGAAAACCTCCGGCGGGAAATATATTGCGCCGCAGATGATTGAAGGCACCTTGGGTCAGGATCGATTTATCGAGCAGATTGCTATTATTGCCGATACCCGCAAATTTGTTTCTGCGCTGATTGTTCCATGTTTCGAGTCACTGGAAGAATATGCTCATTCGATAAACCTGAAATACCATGACAGACTAGAACTGTTGCGCCATAGCCATATTGTCAGTTTGTTTGAGCAACGACTGAAAGATATGCAAAAAGAGCTGGCAAAGTTTGAACAAGTTAAGCGTTTTACTCTGTTGCCGCAGGCCTTCACGATGGAGACCGGTGAATTGACTCCGACCATGAAATTACGGCGTAAAATCATTCTCCAGCGTTATCAGAATGAAATTGACTCCATGTACCGCGACTGACCCAGCATCATTTTCACGGTAACGGCCGATATCTGTCTGATGATAGCGGCCGTTGCTGACTTTCTGACCAAGCGTCTCTCTTCTCCTCTCTCTTTGCGCGCAGTGACTATTTTGCTGTACCTGATGTGCAAAAATTCTCAGCCTGATTTAGTTCTTTGATTAATGAGTAAGTCGGCGTGAAAAACAAGTTTGTTAGAGCTAAGGCAGTGTTTTATTTTTCTGATGAAGAAAAATCCAGTTTGTGACCAACACAATTGCCTTTAAACAGATAATTGCTGTTTGCCTGCCAGAAATTCTGACGTTATGTTAATAAGTTAGTTATGTTAATAAACATTAGAACTATAACAAACAAAGATAGGAATACAGGGCGTTGTGCCTTTCCTAGCGGATTTCGTGGAAATGATTTCCCGTTATCCAATGAGCAAACTAAGCCTGGAGGCAAAACCCATGGAGATGTTGTCAGGAGCCGAGATGGTGGTCCGATCGTTAATCGATCAGGGCGTTAAGCATGTATTCGGTTATCCCGGCGGGGCCGTACTTGATATCTACGATGCCCTGCACACGGTCGGAGGCATTGATCACGTGCTGGTGCGCCACGAACAAGGTGCGGTTCATATGGCCGATGGTTATGCACGTGCCACAGGTGAGGTAGGGGTGGTGCTAGTCACATCTGGCCCCGGTGCGACCAATGCCATAACCGGCATTGCAACGGCGTATATGGATTCAGTGCCAATGGTGGTGCTTTCTGGCCAGGTACCTAGCTCATTGATTGGCTTTGATGCTTTCCAGGAATGTGACATGGTGGGGATCTCCCGGCCCGTCGTCAAACACAGCTTCCTGGTTAAACGTACTGAAGATATTCCAACCGTATTGAAAAAAGCGTTTTATCTGGCATCGACAGGCCGCCCTGGCCCGGTAGTTATTGATCTACCAAAAGATATCGTCGGCCCAGCGGTGAAAATGCCTTATGCCTACCCTGAACAAGTCAGTTTGCGCTCTTATAATCCGACGGTGCAAGGCCATCGCGGGCAGATTAAACGCGCACTGCAAACTATTTTAGCGGCTAAAAGACCTATCATGTATGTCGGCGGCGGGGCCATTAACTCAGCTTGCCATGAAGAGTTACTGACTTTGGCTGAAAAGCTTAATTTGCCGGTCACCAGCTCCCTGATGGGATTAGGTAGTTTCCCTGGGACACATCGCCAAAGTGTCGGTATGTTGGGGATGCACGGGACGTTTGAGGCCAACATGGCGATGCACAATACGGATCTGATTTTTGCCGTTGGCGTGCGCTTTGATGACCGCACCACCAATAATCTGGCGAAATATTGCCCGAATGCTGCTGTGGTACACATTGATATTGACCCGACGTCCATATCAAAAACCGTGGAAGCTGATATTCCGATTGTTGGCGATGCCAAACAAGTTCTGACACAAATGCTGGACTTGTTGCCGCAAATTGATTGCGCACAAGATTTTGATAGTTTGCGTGATTGGTGGCAATCCATTGAACAATGGCGTGCCCGTGATTGCCTGAGTTACGCCAAAGACAGTGGAAAAATCAAGCCGCAGGCGGTGATCGAAACATTACACCGCCTGACCAAAGGTGATGCCTATGTCACCTCTGATGTCGGCCAGCACCAAATGTTTGCCGCACTGTACTATCCCTTTGATAAACCACGCCATTGGATCAACTCAGGTGGCCTGGGTACCATGGGCTTTGGTCTGCCAGCGGCCCTGGGGGTGAAACTGGCTCTACCGGATGAAACTGTGGTATGTGTCACCGGTGATGGCAGTATCCAAATGAATATTCAGGAATTATCTACCGCTCTGCAATACAACTTGCCGGTATTGGTCTTGAACCTGAACAACCGCTATCTTGGCATGGTGAAGCAGTGGCAGGATATGATCTATTCTGGCCGACATTCACAGTCTTACATGGATTCTCTACCTGATTTCGTCAAATTGGCCGAAGCATATGGTCATATTGGTGTTTCTATCCGCACTCCTGATGAGTTGGAAAGTAAACTGGCTGATGCTTTGACACAATTATTCGAGACCAATCGCCTGGTATTTGTGGATGTAACTGTCGATGAAACAGAACATGTTTACCCGATGCAGATTCGCGGCGGTGGCATGGACGAAATGTGGCTTAGTAAAACGGAGAGGACATAATTATGCGCCGCCGGATTTTATCAGTTTTGCTGGAAAACGAATCAGGTGCCTTATCAAGAGTGGTGGGCCTATTTTCTCAGCGCGGTTATAACATTGAAAGTTTGACGGTTGCACCGACCGATGATCCTACATTGTCGAGAATGACTATCCAAACCGTAGGTGATGCCAAGGTTCTGGAGCAGATTGAAAAACAACTGCATAAATTAGTCGATGTATTGCGTGTTAGCGAGCTGGTTTCCGGTTCACATGTTGAGCGCGAAATCATGCTGGTGAAATTGCAAGCCAGCGGTTACGGGCGTGAAGAAGTGAAGCGTTGTGCTGAAATCTTCCGAGGGCAGATTGTGGATGTTACCGCGACTCTCTATACCGTGCAGCTTGCTGGTACCAGCGACAAATTGGACGCATTTTTAAATGCGGTGCGGGAAGTGGCAGAAATTGTTGAAGTTGCTCGCTCCGGTATTGTTGGTGTGTCACGCGGTGACAAGATTATGCGTTAATGAAACTTATTAACACTGAATAATCTCCAATAATCAGGCTCAGCCAGTAGGCTGGGCTTTTTTTTCTTATTTTTTAACCGGAGTAGCGTTATGTGGCGGTTAAAGCGGTTGCTCAATAGTGAGTTCTGCTGTTAGATCATATCCATGATTAAACTATGTCTATATACCCGTCATACTTCAAGCTGCATGTGCGTTGGCTGCACTCAATCACCCGAACCACTTACTCGTGTAAGCTCATCGGGATTTTCTCGCTTGCCGCCTTCCTGCAACTCGAATTATTTAGCGTATAGATATCTTAGTCTAAGCTACAACTTCACTCTACAGGGTATATAAGGGGTCTATGTGAAACTGGATGAAATCGCGCGCCTTGCAGGTGTTTCGCGCACTACGGCCAGTTATGTCATTAATGGCAAAGCGAAACAGTACCGGGTCAGCGATAAAACAGTCGACAAAGTTATGGCGGTTGTC
The sequence above is drawn from the Yersinia enterocolitica subsp. enterocolitica genome and encodes:
- the leuD gene encoding 3-isopropylmalate dehydratase small subunit: MTKFTQHTGFTQHTGFTQHTGLVAPLDAANVDTDAIIPKQFLQKVTRTGFGQHLFNDWRFLDDAGKVPNPEFVLNQPRYQGATILLARENFGCGSSREHAPWALTDFGFKVVIAPSFADIFYGNSFNNQLLPVTLSEGDIDTLFQLVKENEGIEFIVDLEHQTVNAGGKSYSFEIDSFRRHCMINGLDSIGLTLQHESNISAYEKQQPEFLR
- the leuC gene encoding 3-isopropylmalate dehydratase large subunit, coding for MGKTLYQNKTLYQKLYDAHIVYEAPNETPLLYIDRHLVHEVTSPQAFDGLRAMGRPVRQPGKTFATMDHNVSTQTKDINASGEMARIQMQELIKNCAEFGVSLYDLNHPFQGIVHVIGPEQGMTLPGMTIVCGDSHTATHGAFGSLAFGIGTSEVEHVLATQTLKQGRAKTMKIEVNGEVGPGITAKDIVLAIIGKTGSAGGTGHVVEFCGSAIEALSMEGRMTLCNMAIEMGAKAGLVAPDDTTFNYLKGRQFAPTGEQWEQGVAYWRTLKSDADAKFDTVVTLDAADIAPQVTWGTNPGQVIAVNQIIPAPESFSDPVERASAEKALAYMDLRPGIKLTEVAIDKVFIGSCTNSRIEDLRAAAAVAQGRKVASGVQAIVVPGSGPVKAQAEAEGLDKIFIEAGFEWRLPGCSMCLAMNNDRLEPGERCASTSNRNFEGRQGRGGRTHLVSPAMAAAAAVSGHFADVRDLSAATH
- the leuB gene encoding 3-isopropylmalate dehydrogenase; the encoded protein is MTKTYHIAVLPGDGIGPEVMAQANKVLDAVRQRFSIKISTSAYDVGGAAIDRHGSPLPPATVSGCEQADAILFGSVGGPKWEHLPPAEQPERGALLPLRKHFKLFSNLRPARLYQGLEDFCPLRSDIAAKGFDILCVRELTGGIYFGQPKGREGQGMHERAFDTEVYHRFEIERIARIAFESARKRGGKVTSIDKANVLQSSILWREVVTAIAADYPDVALSHMYIDNATMQLIKDPSQFDVLLCSNLFGDILSDECAMITGSMGMLPSASLNEQGFGLYEPAGGSAPDIAGKNIANPIAQILSLALLLRFSLGKDDAAAAIENAINRALEQGYRTADLAGDGTAIGTNEMGDIIAKFVAEGV
- the leuA gene encoding 2-isopropylmalate synthase, with the protein product MSQQVIIFDTTLRDGEQALQASLSVKEKLQIALALERMGVDVMEVGFPVSSPGDFESVRTIAQQVKNSRVCALARCVDKDIDVAAEALRIAEAFRIHVFLATSTLHIESKLKRSFDDVLAMAVHSVKRARNYTDDVEFSCEDAGRTPIDNLCRIVEAAINAGATTINIPDTVGYTTPYQFGGIITDLYQRVPNIDKAIISVHCHDDLGMSVANSITAVQAGARQVEGTINGLGERAGNCSLEEVIMAIKVRENMLGVHTNINHQEIYRTSQLVSKLCNMPIPANKAIVGSNAFAHSSGIHQDGVLKNRENYEIMTPQSIGLKEVQLNLTSRSGRAAVKHRMEEMGYQDKDYNLDSLYDAFLKLADKKGQVFDYDLEALAFINKQQEEPEHYRLDYFSVQSGSSVMATASVKLVCGEEIKSEAATGNGPVDAVYQAINRITDYPIELVKYQLSANGQGKDALGQVDIVVDHKGRRFHGVGLATDIVESSAKALVHVLNNIWRAHQVEIEKQRLQQNNQEMV
- the leuO gene encoding transcriptional regulator LeuO is translated as MFEHNLVIDSQVTKKEGNDVHLRSVDLNLLTVFDAVMQMHNVTRAAQSLGMSQPAVSNAVARLKVMFNDELFVRYGRGIQPTARARQLFGPVRQALQLVQNELPGAGFEAKNSGRVFNLSICSPLDIRLIAPIIQRVNQLAPNVQLIVRSYLNENIEHQLRYQETEFVIGYTKFERSDFHHVSLSNDELVLAVSKNHPRIDNSITQEQLLSESHAIVSLDKVGSFSQLYYESAISTKNIAYESTDMNSVLNIVSQTSFVAIAPRWLVQTYSEALNLKLISLPWEETCRPCYLTWHESTDRDKGHQWMKELLSQLNIPS
- a CDS encoding AMP-dependent synthetase/ligase; translated protein: MTQILDQYHLVRRLRQQISQRTDKVAFREWSPEGENQLTWRQIDTHVTRISAALLSLGAAIQERIGIFANNSMAWSLADLAILQIRGVSVPLYATNTTAQAAYVVNDADVRILFVGGQAQFDVAITLKPLCPQLSHIVVLDPGVDLRGCEYAQHLADFEQQPDAVQQHLLTARIEGCDLSDLFTLIYTSGTTGEPKGVMLEYRNMAAQLYLHDQRLTLTSDDTSLSFLPLSHVFERAWSFYVMHTGAQNVYISDTNWVRAAMQTVKPTVMCAVPRFYEKVFSAINDKVALAKWHRRMLFRWAVGCGERKFQNLQSGQTSSWLSEQMYKLADRLVLSKLRGVLGGKVRFLPAAGARLDDNIILFFQAIGINIKYGYGMTETCATVSCWEETDFRFGSIGKPLPGIEVRLGAENEIQVRGPIVMRGYFNKPQETAESFTEDGWLKTGDAGALDPQGNLFITERLKDLMKTSGGKYIAPQMIEGTLGQDRFIEQIAIIADTRKFVSALIVPCFESLEEYAHSINLKYHDRLELLRHSHIVSLFEQRLKDMQKELAKFEQVKRFTLLPQAFTMETGELTPTMKLRRKIILQRYQNEIDSMYRD
- the ilvI gene encoding acetolactate synthase 3 large subunit, with the translated sequence MEMLSGAEMVVRSLIDQGVKHVFGYPGGAVLDIYDALHTVGGIDHVLVRHEQGAVHMADGYARATGEVGVVLVTSGPGATNAITGIATAYMDSVPMVVLSGQVPSSLIGFDAFQECDMVGISRPVVKHSFLVKRTEDIPTVLKKAFYLASTGRPGPVVIDLPKDIVGPAVKMPYAYPEQVSLRSYNPTVQGHRGQIKRALQTILAAKRPIMYVGGGAINSACHEELLTLAEKLNLPVTSSLMGLGSFPGTHRQSVGMLGMHGTFEANMAMHNTDLIFAVGVRFDDRTTNNLAKYCPNAAVVHIDIDPTSISKTVEADIPIVGDAKQVLTQMLDLLPQIDCAQDFDSLRDWWQSIEQWRARDCLSYAKDSGKIKPQAVIETLHRLTKGDAYVTSDVGQHQMFAALYYPFDKPRHWINSGGLGTMGFGLPAALGVKLALPDETVVCVTGDGSIQMNIQELSTALQYNLPVLVLNLNNRYLGMVKQWQDMIYSGRHSQSYMDSLPDFVKLAEAYGHIGVSIRTPDELESKLADALTQLFETNRLVFVDVTVDETEHVYPMQIRGGGMDEMWLSKTERT
- the ilvN gene encoding acetolactate synthase small subunit, translated to MRRRILSVLLENESGALSRVVGLFSQRGYNIESLTVAPTDDPTLSRMTIQTVGDAKVLEQIEKQLHKLVDVLRVSELVSGSHVEREIMLVKLQASGYGREEVKRCAEIFRGQIVDVTATLYTVQLAGTSDKLDAFLNAVREVAEIVEVARSGIVGVSRGDKIMR